The stretch of DNA TGGTTAGTTCACATGAGAgttaaaaaaacctttaaaaacaaGCAATATAAGACAAATTGTCGAActtatttcttaaattttgggAGAGTTCGTCTACTCTATGTTACTAAATCACCTAAAGGGTATGAACATAAAAACATCAATGAAGTGAGGTCGAAAcataagttgaaaaaaaaaaatatagcccTCACCTTTTACCGTGTCTCACTTTTCAGCCCTCACCTTTACCTTACAAATAAATGCTCTCTTGGATATATTACGAGGTTAGACTAATTGCAAAGCTTCAGCACATAAACCGCTTCCGGCTTCTTTGTTGTTGCGTTGATAAGGGCGAGAAGATGTTGATCTATGAGTACTTGGAGAATCTAAGCTTTGATTCTCATCTCTTTGGTTAGTCACTCAACATAGGTTTTTTGTCTAACAATTGTACATTTCTGTTAACAAATTATTAATATGTTGTTAGTTGTGGTCCATTTCAAGACAAAACCAGACGCTCTAACTTAGATTGGCAGAAGAGATTTGATATTGCCAATGGTATTGCTAGAGGACTTCTATATCTTCACCAAGATTCACGGAATCACGGTGTAGGATTATCCATAGATTCTTAAAAGCAAGTAACATATTGCTTGATAAAAATATGACTCCCAAGATCACGGATTTCGGGATGGCTAGGATATTTGGACGGGAGAAGACAAAAGCTAATACGAGGAAGTTGGTCGGAACTATTAAGTTCCGATTAACCGGAAAATATGAGAACGACGGAGGACAGAAAGGTGAGAAACACCATTTTCATTAATCTGATAAAAGTTTGTTGCAAGTCGTTAGAACTAATCCTAATCACATCTTTAGCTTATACACTTGACTAAGCTACTAAATTGACATAACCGGATTTAACCAACACACATAACCAGACTGAACCATGATATCTAATAGGAACTTAGTAATTCATtctccaaaaacaaacaaagagtttttttttttaaattttttttatctcaaatcaaaacatatgagTTTATTCTTTATCATGTAGCGGCTACATGTCTCCAGAATATGCAATGGACGGGATACTCTCGATGAAGTCCGATGTTTTTAGCTTTGGGGTCTTGCTTCTAGAGACTATATGTGGcaagagaaataaaagaatttaCAACTCAAACCGTTATCTTAATCTCCTCGGTTTTGTAAGCTAAGAAACCTCTCGAATTCGCGATATTGTTATGCCATAATCTTATTATAACTATAAAGAAAGATTACATCCTTTATTGTACAGGTGTGGAGGCATTGGAAGGAAGGAAAATGGCTAGAGATTGTAGATTCGACAAACAtagattcttcatcatcaacgtCCCGGACACATGAAATTTTAAGATGTATACAAATTGGTCTCTTGTGTGTTCAAGAACGTGCCCAAGACAGACCAGTGATGTCGTCGGTAATGGTGATGCTTGGAAAAGAAACTACGGCTATTCCTCAACATAGGTTTTTTGCCTAACAATTGTACTTCAAGATGCTGTTCATAATGACTACTGTATATCTAGGAGAATTAGTTTTAAACATTCGGTTACTCATGTTCATTTACACACAGTACTTTGTCCGATTAGTTCTAGATCATTGAGCTCTAACTATACTTAATGTTGAACTAGTATAGCTACTAACTCGAGGATGATATAATAGAAAGGGTGAAACAAAGGACTTTATCAAGATAGTCAAAGATCGTCGAATTACAATATAACCGTTATAAGCCGAACGGCTAATTACAGAGAATTGTGCTTCCCAAAATGACTAACTGAACTATAGCTTAGAATCGGATTTACTCCAGACTCTTGCCCGATGTTACTTGATGCCTTCTGCAAGCTGCTTCCCTGGTATTTATAGCTGATGGGACGTTCCACCTCTCTGCCTCGGGATCGATGTGGGATTGTCCTCAGGTGAAGTCGGCGATCGTTCTTATCCGGGCCGTCACTTATTGGGCTATCCGTCTTAATTGGGCCGTTCAGGAGCTTGATCGGCCCGACAAGTAGGATTTAGTCGGTTTGTCTTTTCGGATTTTGGGTTGACTGTTTCGATAATGGGCCTGCAGGAAAGCCTGTTAAGGCTGggtgaaacccatatccaacactTAAGAATTAAGAGTCCGAAAAAATTAACTACTTAAAGAGTACATATAAAAGTAGAGAGTACTCCAAAACTATCTACGTATATAATCTTGCATAACAAATAGACTAAAAATTAGAACCATGGCATGAAGGAGTTTTGTTCCCTGACTGAAGAAACCAAATTCATTTGCAACGAATGAGATATGGACGGAGGTACCGACGACGCtgcattaacaaaacaaaacaaaaacttgtctGCTTTAAGAAAGTAACAGTCAAAATTCATCTCCTATTAGAACAtcattacacagtcccttgtgttgCAAGACAACCAGTAATTCACACTCTTGGCATAAGCATTTAAATAGCTCCTGTCTTTTCAGCTTTTATCGCTGCTGCGCCCTAAAGACCAGGCTTGATGAGATTCAAGTTTCTACCTCTGTGATCTTGATTTAAGTTGATTAGGATATGGTTAGGGcattataattaattagtggTTTATTTATGAGTTTGGTTTTCATAATATCTTCTATACGTTAGAGTAGATTCCTTTATGCATTAGGGTTATGATTAAGTTGTATGAAACCTTTATAAGGGTCTCTATCAATTAATAAAAGGATAAGCCCCAAGAATACCTTAATCTCtaagagagaattagggttaagaGGGAGCTAAGCTTTTACATCTTTCTTAATTCCCAAGCAAATAGTTGGTTCATAACAGATCTTTAATTTCCACGTACGCGTTTTGGTGGCTGAATCCATGAGGTAAGCAACGACAGAAATTACATGGGTAAGAAATTGGTCTAGACGATAAAACCAAGATAAGTATGTCCCTATCTACAGAGATTACGTGGGCAAGAAGCAGCAGAAGTTTCAAGTCACTGATGCAACTTGGCATTTCATTTGACAGGGCAATACGGTCACTACATTTGTGCTGATACTTTgcaggattcaacaatacttgtgGAAAAAGTTTCTACGTTTCTTGAGTCTCTGTGTATCAAGTGTCTCCATGGAGCTTATTGAAAAGTTGTATTCAACTTGATTAATTAAGAGACGAATCCCAACGAGTGTATAGTTAATACATAGGCCCATAAGGAGCTTCGCTAAATCCGCAATCCAAACTATTTCAAGAGATAAGGATGAGGCTTGAGAATCCTCACAAAAAAACCCCATTAGTATTTCTGACACAAAAAGGGCAAAAGATAAACGGAGGAAAAGAGTTCACAGCAagacacaaaataaacaaacagaaacagTCAAAGTTCACTTAGGATTTAGATGTTGAAAGTAGAACCTTTCTTCTAATTTTCCACACTTTACTCATCTTCACTTGTTTCCTGCAAACagataaaaacagagaatcaataatctataattctatataattaaatttgctATTATATATGAAACTCCTGAAATCTCAAAGACTCGTTAAATAAACTTTACTTAATTGGTTTGGGAGTCAcagtttcctcctcctccacaacACTCAGCAATGCAAACGATCTTGAAACATCGCTTACGATATCTTTTTTCGTGCAAGAACTGGAATCGACCGGCCATTTCATTGGTATAACTAAATCTCTGcatcaaaatatgaaaacagTAATACATAAATTCCTCATATTTCAGTGACAGTCTAATTAAACGCCACAAAAGTTTTAACTAACTCACCCTTGAGAGCATACGTATCTGCACCGTTTAATCTTGGTTTTCGTATATCTCCTGTAATGTTTCTCTAGATGTTCTGTGGCACGAGAAACATCAGAAGATTGCAGAACCTGCCAGATCTTCAAAACTTGGACATGGTGATTGTTTTTCTTGACAATGTCTATTGCCCAAATGAGGCTTAGTCCATCATCAATCTCCTGTTGCCTCCACAGATCCTCACACTCTACCTCAACCTCTTGTTGAAGCTCCTTCCCATTAGATAACTTCTCCAAAAAGCTCAtaactcttttgttaatttcagAGTCTACGATCGCTTCAAGAGATTTCAAGAACTCATAGCTAAGCCAAACCTGTTggaacataaaaataaaagaccagAGGATGAATAATATTAAGCAGAGTACATAATGTTTTACTTCATACCTTCCATATCGAATTCTCGAATGAAATAAGCTTCTTGTTTTGAAGCTTATCAAGATCATCAAGTGCTGTAGTTGATCTTTTAATACACTGAGCTAATGACTCATCATCTTCTGCATCATGAAAGCAATCTCTTGCTTTCGCATCATCTACTAACTGCCTCCACACTGATTTATTTCCCGTTAAAGTCGCTTCGTTTCCAAGAATCCATAAGCAATATCTACAAACAAGAAGAACTGACTCAAGAACAAACCAAAACGGTTTCACATGAACATCTAAGGGACTGAGAAAGTGTTAAGATATACCTAGCCCGTGTCAGTGCTACATTAGTTCTTTGTTGGTTAGATAAAAAACCAATTGCTCCTTTACCATTAGACCTAACAGTTGAGATTATTATAATATCTTCTTCACCACCTTGAAACCCATCTACGGACCTAACACTCACTGTGAATGACCCTCCAGTATTATACTTTTCACCTATCCTTTCTTGGATTGCAAACACTTGAGCCTTGTAAGGTGAAATCACACCTACGCTGATCGATCTTCCCGTCTTTCTTGATACTAAAATATGACATTACAAAACATAGAATCAACATCAAACTCTAACTTTTAAGACTgatcaagaataaaaaaaatatgtttacctGAGTAAAGCTTTGAGACTATCTCAGCCACAACAGAGACTTCCACTATGTTTTTCGAACTGTAACCTTCTCCAAACTGTTCTCTTCCATAAGCTACGTTGATGAAAGAGTAAGGTCCATACATTTTCTCAGGAAGAAACTTTTTCTCATAACTTCTCACTCTCACAGAAGGAGCATCCAAAATCTTCATATCGTAAAACTCTCGGTTAGGGAAAATACTAATCGAAGGATGCATCCGGTATTGCATGTTCAGCAACTGTTTATTTTGCCCCAACAACACCAATCTTTCAAATAAACTCCTACCAAGATCAGCTTCTGAAGCAATCTGTTACATAACTTGTTTAGTAACCAAAAGAGAAGGTGAATGTGTATAGTACTTTACTAATTAGTAACAAAACAGACCTTGCTTTGGATCATTGCAGGCAACTGCTTCTCATCACCGATCAAAATTGCATGTTTAAGTCTAGGAAGCTGCAAAGGAATCGCCGATTCACATTCTTTTAACTGAGCCGCTTCGTCGATCACAAGAAGTTGTATTGGACTACTCAAGTGTAACTTAGCAGAACTTGATGCTGTGCAGAAAAGCAGATATGCGTTTGCTAAGCAGAGTCCTTTAAGTCCGATCTTTGATATGAAATCCGGAAGTTTGATACTTCCACAAATCGATGTCAACATCTCAAGacaatctttctttcttgaatcATTCTCCAATGTGTCATCTTCTTTACCATTTCCCATGATATCCGAAATCTTGATACCACGGAGGAGCTCGTTAGTCCCATACATTTTCTCAGCCACTCGAAAGGAGAGCACGGTAGTTGGTAAATGCAGACACAAAGTTGGAAACTGATGCTGCAGCTCACCTCTTAGTATGTTAAACCTCTTCTGTACAAATTCCTCAAAAGACAGAGGTGTTTCATTTAcgcaatatttgtttttttgcttagcACATTCCTCTTTGACCAAGTAGTGCTTATACACTTCTTTCGGATCACTGAGCAAACATATCAAGAGGTTTACATTAGCTCTCCATCCAGTCACAGCctgaaaacaattaaaaagctCTTCCGCTCGGTAGTCAAGGAAGACATCAGACAAATCTTTCCGATCATTGATTTTCATCCTTTCTTTATTACCGAACAACACGATATCTCCAAGACCATACCCATAAAAGCTTAATGACTCAGAGACTAAATTCACAAGCCTTGAACAAACTTCcaaaacagctatgttagttgGAGCGCAAGTCAATGTCCTACATCTTATTTTCAGAAGGTTCAAAAGCAGAACACTTGTTGTTTTCGTCTTCCCCGTGCCCGGCGGTCCCCATATAAGTTTGATATTGTTGGAATGGCAGCAACCGTTAGCTTCTAGACAGCGCAAAATCGCTTCTTCCTGAGATGAATTCAGTTTGAATGAACGAAGCATTCGCACAGACTGATGTGACACTGCACTCTCGCTGTTTTCTTTACAGATAACACAAGTCTCTCCATCAACCtacacaagaagaagatttcaaaacataattttgattCTGTTTCAAAACTTATACTTATTAAATTACCTCATTGTTGCTTTGAAGCACTCTTGAAATCAGCTTCAAGTTTCCTCCTGGATTTGGATGCAACGCCGTCCAAATACGAATATTCGTCATCATGTTGATCAAGTAAACCCCAAAGAGGTTTAGGTGTTTCCTCACAACTTGTCCTTTCTTTGTCCTTTGCGTGTAATCATCCTCGAAATAAACGATTGGTTTTGAAGCCATAATAGTTATCAAATGAGGAAAATCTTCATCTACATGCCAAACAAGAGCCAGCAAGTAAGGCTCATTGGAACATCTCAAATCATCGATTCGAATAGGCTTCTTATACGTCACTGCAATAAGATCATTGACCTCTAGCTGCTTTCGAGCTCCATTAGTCGTAATATCAGACACTACCTCCAAAGTAACTTCATAATTGAGATCCTTTGGAGGTTTAAAATCTTTGGATGGTTTGATTTCCCGGATTTTGAAAACCGGTGCACGGCGTAACGTTTCCATACTTGACAACAAAGCAGCATGTGTCTCTTCAATAAGCGGATTAACAAATGACTCCAAATACTCTACGGTTGACGGAAATGTTTTAGGAATCTTCCCGACCTAATtaccaagaacacaaaatccatgaaacaaccaaagaaaaaggagatatatatctctctttatAAGTCtctacaaaaaaagtttaaaagactAGAAAGAGAATACAGAACCTTTCCCTTGTAAAGATTTGAGTTTAAGACATCAAGAACAGACCACGAAAAGACAACATCGAGTAGATCTCTCCCTTTGAcgattctctctttcttcttatcttcCTTTGCTACCCACAATTGCTTCATCTTTCAAAACTAACTTCCTACAACCCCCAAGACCTCTCAATTTTTGTCTTTGATCAAAGGAGTTGCTTTTAGAACGAGAGCGAACACATGAATGTCCAAAAGAAGATTAAGAGATACTTGTGAAGAAGGAAAACCAAAGGTTAGAGTGTTGAAGACCAAAAGActggttcttttctttttcctcctaGGAAAGGACCAATacttttactttaaattttttttcaaaaacaatacaACTTTTATTGGTTTACGTCATCTTAATTaattgttttcgttttttgaATAATCTCAATAAATGTTAAtatcctttttcttcttggtaacgattttaatgttcatatcttatgtagatatttttttgagatttttctttctagtttcaTATAACACAATCTCTATCTTCATATCAAATTGTATCAACTAGGCTTAAAATACGTTATGAcgataaatcaataaatttcaGAATTTCTTACGAAATTttcagtttaaaatttttataagaaGTGTTacggaaatttttttttgactttttattaaaaaaaaaattctgaaaacaGATACAAATGCTTACAACTTTATTCAGCTTTCGAAATTTGTCTACTGACATCGACGACGTGGTTGAGTAGCATATACTTGATAGACTCATTCAGTACATTAGCAGAAAAATCCGGGCTACGCCCGGTATGCATTTTACATAGTACTACCCTCCCTCTAAACACTCGCAtggatttttttgtataaacatCACGAATTCTTCACTTTAAACAtccaacaaaatatgtatatttagactCACAACATTGTTCTAGAATTTAAAATGTTACAGAAATATCGTGAGtaagaaagtaaatatatatattttcattatatatcGTCTATACAATGTAAATTAATTAACCTACGAAAGCATTCTAATGTGAAAGATTTGTGTCCTAGTCTAATGTGAAAGATTTCTTGTTAAGAGTTAGTCTAATTCTCGCCACATGGATATGAACTTGAAGATAATAACCGTTCGAACAGTCTTGCAATGTGTCCTAGTCTTATGGTATTGTTCGAACAATACcataagaaatcaaatttcTCCACTAAACAGTCTTGCAATGCTATTTCGAATACATCTCCACCTCCTGCTACTCAAACACTATCCACCTCATGCAACTTCAGACAGCTCTGTCCTTCaattcatttcatttttgtgGTGGGAAGTTGATTTGTATCTTGAGTGAACATTGAACAACcattactttttgttttcagaACATTTGTTGAGAACTGTTTGTAAGGTTTTACACTTCTTCACATTTGTAATGTTACCACTATGAGATTTCTTTTCGTAGCAACATACTATATTCTAAAActtgtatgattttatttaacttaataATTCTTATAATTGGGTCCATTCCACATGTATTAATATCCTCTAACTTGAAAATCATTAGTCTGATTTGTCACATTTTCCTCCACATTGTTGAAAGCTCTGAAACATAAAATCAGCACATTGGTGAGAAGAAAGAGCTAACTCGTTATAATAAGAAGCGTACTCCAATTTAAgttgttccttttctttttctttttccctggCTTTACAGTGGTGTATGCCTTCTCAATTAGCTATTAAAGCTCAAGTAtcatttgattatatttttgttcctTCAAAAGAAGATGTTTACTTTGGTTCCttcaaaagaagagaataaacGTACACAATTAGATACTggcaataaataaaaataacatgcAAAATAGTGTGAAATCCTTAAGACCTCTTTGCAACCCAATCGAAAAAGCCATGCATCATGAGATGAGACACACTCTCAAGTGAAGCATTACAAAgtaatccatttttttctttaagagataattacaaaaccaattttatatccaaataaaagagagagaaacatgtGGAAGAGAAGCAAGGTCAATGTGTCAAAAATGACGAATCATAAATCACACAAGCTTTCCAAAATCGTTAGTCAAAGATTGATCGAAAAGTAAATGATTCAAAGTCGCCACAGTCATAGtgatcatgattcatgaatgATCATAACATATATAGAAACCCGAACATATATCCAGACAAACCCAGTCAATGATTAATTGTCTATGCATCTAAACGAAGCtttaaactgaaaataataTCTCCAAGTATAGTACTCCGTAGAAAATACATTAGGGTGGTGGCTACACTGGAAAATTATGGTGTGAAGAAGAATTTGAGTtaagataataaaaaatgataatcaTATAAAGAATGCGTAGTGGCtcggattttaattaattggaaTGTTGATTTGTAAGACGAAGGAAAATTGTAGAAACtgtgataaaagaaaaagagatacgAAGAATTTTGATAGCAAACCCTTAAAATCAATAACACGTGGCAAAAGAACTTAACCTGTTGACATGGCATCTTAAGGATGAAGATTGAAAATGTGATGTGGATAGGCTGATGAACCTCAAATTATcccttttattagtagtaattgCTCTATAATCATTCATGTTTCTACATTGCTCAATGCAGCTCATTGACCTCTTTTCCACTCCATCCTCTGTTGTAACCATCTTCGCCACCAACTATTCATCTAtctctcttttgtctctctAGTTATGCTACACATATTTGGATTAATATGTAgaaaatgagaagagaaaattAGAGATGATTATAATGAACATGAGACCAactacaaaaacataaaaatatattatttttaatgcatCAAAAGTGTTAATCAAAGAAATATATCACACTAATGgtttactctatttttttcttctataataaagaaaaatatagcaatctattttagaggtaaatTTGCTCCAATTCAcctttatttttcacttttaaaataaagattgttatattttcctctatttatagagaaagaaaatagagtttctctatttatagaggaaaaaatagcaatctctattttagatgtAAGAATAGAAGTGGgttggagtaaaaaaaataaagttactctattatagaagaaaaaataaagcaaaccattggagatgatcTAAGACACCTATTGAACCATGTTCACACATAGTTATAACTTAGCCTAGGCTCCTTAGGTcttcaaaaaacatttaatcaATCCTATGACCCTGTCATATGTATCTTGGATATTTGGCATGCAATTTGAGAAAGTAGACTATGTTACCACACTCTTACTTAGTTAACTACAAATAGTTCACGAGTACTCCAAACTCATCATCAAGGTCTCCTTGACAAGGAAGTTGTAAGGAATGTCTTGAGTCTTATTGATAGTAagaattacaatatatatacagcaTACACACAAGGGTTTTGTACACTACTAATTACACTTATATCCTTCCCTTACATATCTTCTCTCcatacgccccctcaagatggagacAGTTTCTTGACACCAATCTTGAAACTTAGCTCAAGGAACCGTGGTGGTGGCAGCGGTTTTGTTAGAGCATCAGCAAGCTGATCATCACCGGAGATATGGGAGACGCGAAGTGTACCGGATTGAATGTTTTCACGAACAAAATGATAATCTATAGCC from Camelina sativa cultivar DH55 chromosome 9, Cs, whole genome shotgun sequence encodes:
- the LOC104710394 gene encoding uncharacterized protein LOC104710394; its protein translation is MKQLWVAKEDKKKERIVKGRDLLDVVFSWSVLDVLNSNLYKGKVGKIPKTFPSTVEYLESFVNPLIEETHAALLSSMETLRRAPVFKIREIKPSKDFKPPKDLNYEVTLEVVSDITTNGARKQLEVNDLIAVTYKKPIRIDDLRCSNEPYLLALVWHVDEDFPHLITIMASKPIVYFEDDYTQRTKKGQVVRKHLNLFGVYLINMMTNIRIWTALHPNPGGNLKLISRVLQSNNEVDGETCVICKENSESAVSHQSVRMLRSFKLNSSQEEAILRCLEANGCCHSNNIKLIWGPPGTGKTKTTSVLLLNLLKIRCRTLTCAPTNIAVLEVCSRLVNLVSESLSFYGYGLGDIVLFGNKERMKINDRKDLSDVFLDYRAEELFNCFQAVTGWRANVNLLICLLSDPKEVYKHYLVKEECAKQKNKYCVNETPLSFEEFVQKRFNILRGELQHQFPTLCLHLPTTVLSFRVAEKMYGTNELLRGIKISDIMGNGKEDDTLENDSRKKDCLEMLTSICGSIKLPDFISKIGLKGLCLANAYLLFCTASSSAKLHLSSPIQLLVIDEAAQLKECESAIPLQLPRLKHAILIGDEKQLPAMIQSKIASEADLGRSLFERLVLLGQNKQLLNMQYRMHPSISIFPNREFYDMKILDAPSVRVRSYEKKFLPEKMYGPYSFINVAYGREQFGEGYSSKNIVEVSVVAEIVSKLYSVSRKTGRSISVGVISPYKAQVFAIQERIGEKYNTGGSFTVSVRSVDGFQGGEEDIIIISTVRSNGKGAIGFLSNQQRTNVALTRARYCLWILGNEATLTGNKSVWRQLVDDAKARDCFHDAEDDESLAQCIKRSTTALDDLDKLQNKKLISFENSIWKVWLSYEFLKSLEAIVDSEINKRVMSFLEKLSNGKELQQEVEVECEDLWRQQEIDDGLSLIWAIDIVKKNNHHVQVLKIWQVLQSSDVSRATEHLEKHYRRYTKTKIKRCRYVCSQGDLVIPMKWPVDSSSCTKKDIVSDVSRSFALLSVVEEEETVTPKPIKKQVKMSKVWKIRRKVLLSTSKS